Proteins from a genomic interval of Quercus lobata isolate SW786 chromosome 11, ValleyOak3.0 Primary Assembly, whole genome shotgun sequence:
- the LOC115967066 gene encoding uncharacterized protein LOC115967066, with the protein MKRQANKKQSKFMYIVSSPVRILKKATKFYMRSMEDCAGRVGYGGVMGGPAAQVSRLPKSFSVNYSQGSDDEDLRQLLRTVSKKNVENEESSDMHQRQQQEVRVRQSNMGANGMGRSCSVGLGKIGRIDEDIPCSFEEDEVDVKADLYPRSRTYAVRRNGVYR; encoded by the coding sequence ATGAAGAGACAAGCAAATAAGAAGCAAAGTAAGTTCATGTACATTGTGTCATCACCCGTTAGGATCTTAAAGAAGGCAACTAAGTTTTACATGAGAAGCATGGAAGATTGTGCTGGAAGGGTGGGTTATGGTGGTGTTATGGGCGGCCCGGCTGCACAAGTGTCACGCTTGCCTAAGAGTTTTAGTGTCAATTATTCGCAGGGTAGTGATGATGAGGATTTGAGGCAGCTTTTGAGGACTGTGTCAAAGAAAAATGTGGAGAATGAGGAGAGTTCTGATATGCATCAACGGCAACAACAAGAGGTGAGAGTGAGACAGTCCAATATGGGTGCTAATGGAATGGGGAGGAGTTGCAGTGTTGGGTTGGGAAAGATTGGGAGAATTGATGAGGACATACCTTGTAGTTTTGAGGAAGATGAAGTTGATGTGAAGGCAGACTTGTATCCCAGAAGTAGAACTTATGCTGTTAGGAGGAATGGTGTGTATCGTTAA